A stretch of the Corylus avellana chromosome ca6, CavTom2PMs-1.0 genome encodes the following:
- the LOC132184303 gene encoding UDP-rhamnose/UDP-galactose transporter 6-like, producing the protein MVMAPSDKARVDAAAWMFNVVTSVGIIIVNKALMATYGFSFATTLTGLHFAMTTLMTLVLRWLGYVQPSHLPFSELLKFVIFANFSIVGSNVSLMWNSVGFYQIAKLSMIPVSCLLEVVLDKIQYSRDTKLSIVVVLLGVGVCTVTDVSVNAKGFIAAFIAVWSTSLQQYYVHFLQRKYQLSSFSLLGHTAPVQASSLLLVGPFLDYWLTNKRVYAYDYNTTSLIFIILSCTIAVGTNLSQFICIGRFSAVSFQVIGHMKTILVLIMGFFFFGKEGLNLHVVLGMVIAVAGMIWYGNASSKPGGKERRSHSLPTTRQQKHSGLAESGELNEKE; encoded by the exons ATGGTAATGGCTCCTTCTGACAAGGCTAGAGTTGATGCAGCCGCATGGATGTTCAATGTTGTCACTTCTGTTGGGATTATCATTGTCAATAAAGCTTTGATGGCTACATATGGCTTCAGTTTTG CGACAACATTAACTGGTTTGCATTTCGCAATGACAACTCTGATGACGCTTGTTCTAAGGTGGCTGGGATATGTCCAACCCTCTCATCTACCATTCTCAGAGCTTCTAAAATTTGTTATCTTTGCTAACTTCTCTATTGTTGGAAGTAATGTTAGTCTAATGTGGAACTCTGTTGGATTCTATCAG ATTGCTAAGTTGAGTATGATTCCCGTTTCCTGCCTTTTGGAAGTTGTGTTGGACAAAATTCAATACTCTAGAGACACAAAGCTAAGCATAGTAGTTGTTCTACTGGGTGTTGGTGTTTGCACTGTGACCGATGTGAGTGTTAATGCCAAAGGCTTCATTGCAGCCTTTATTGCAGTATGGAGCACTTCTCTGCAACAATAT TatgttcattttcttcaaagaaaGTATCAACTTAGCTCATTCAGCCTGTTGGGACATACTGCTCCAGTGCAAGCTTCTTCGTTGCTGTTAGTAGGCCCCTTTCTAGATTATTGGTTGACAAACAAAAGAGTCTACGCATACGACTATAATACAACGTCTTTG ATATTTATAATTCTTTCGTGCACTATCGCCGTGGGGACAAACCTCAGCCAGTTTATATGCATTGGCAGATTTTCAGCTGTCTCTTTCCAAGTAATTGGTCATATGAAGACAATCCTTGTTTTGATTATGGGATTCTTTTTCTTCGGGAAAGAAGGTCTCAATCTGCATGTAGTTTTGGGAATGGTCATAGCTGTAGCTGGAATGATTTGGTACGGCAACGCATCGTCTAAGCCCGGTGGAAAGGAGCGTCGGAGCCACTCACTCCCTACCACCCGGCAACAAAAACACAGCGGCTTAGCAGAATCCGGTGAGCTTAATGAGAAAGAGTAA